From the genome of Oryza glaberrima chromosome 1, OglaRS2, whole genome shotgun sequence:
CTCTCAATTTTATTATTGGTTGCTACACAGAGCTGGTTTCTTCGTAAGAAAtgatttctttatcttttttttcatctcttctCACTAACTATTTTATCACCTCTTTTTACTTATgtgactgtttttttttaaatacgcGAGGGacgcatctttgtattaagaaggAATAAAAGTATTTACAGAGCGGACCGAAAAATCAAAAACACGAAGGGGACAAGATacaggagagggaggaggaagaaaataaaagccTAATCTCCCAACGAATGTGACGAACTTCCACCCGACATAGGTGACTGTATATTTAACGGTATGTAAGCTAGGTGTGAGAAAGAGGGTTTGGACTGCTCTAATGCCTTTGCTCTAATCCTGAGCACTAGCTGTTTTGCATGCTGCGGGCGCATGTGGACGGATCCATTATCTGCTGTCTGGTAATTAAGCAGTACTGGTGACTTAGGAGTAGATGCCAGGTTATCCAACACGTGAGCTCGTGCTCCTCACTACGGACATACTGATCAGAAGGTTGACCTTGGCGTCTATAAATTGCGGGATTATGTGAACAGAGTAGCCACGAAGCAGATCAACCAATCATCAGAATGAGGGGACGGTCCCGAGTTTTTCTCCTCGCCTTGGTGCTCTTCCTCGCGCTGCAGGCGCCGGCGTCCGCAGGCACAAAGGCAATGCTCTTTCTTCACTTCTCTCTCTTACCCCCTCGATCTATTCATCATACATGCcctcaatattttttaaaaatatatccgcCAAAGTCATTTTGTTCTTTAATTGCATGTCCTCTCGTTTCTCTTGTATGTCATTCgaatatttatgaaaaatatttttttaaaaaaaatgtatttaatgGATTTTTTAATCATACATGGAGATAATATTTTTAAGGGGATGCTCTTTTACTTCTTGCCACTCAAAtagttgtagaaaaaaaatggcaacatatataacatattcatatgtgatttaaatttgatcaattaTAAATCAACAACTAAATTCAATGAGAAAATCAAACTAAACTGTAACGAGTACTACTTACCGtcgtatttatttatttatttctaatttagAGTTACaaagagtgatatatcacatattaatttgtgttgttaaatttatttaatttttataactatttcgATGATATATGACAGAAAACAGGGTATATATTCCTTAAAACTGCAAAAATGTTTTTCCATCGTATATTCGTCACGTACAATACAAGCAAGTCAACAAATATAGGACTGCGATTAAATGTTCTATTGACGATCTCTAATCCATGAAGCGGGGTACTTTCGTGCTTGCAGACTTATGTGATCGTCTTTGATGGCTTACCAGCTTCTCCTTCTGGTTTGCTTGCTACAGTCGTCACCAGGTCAGAAAATACTAGTGTGGCCGTTATGGATGTCGGTGCTACCGTACTAGGCTACTAGCTATGTACTCCTACATCACTAATGTGTTCATTTTGTGCCGTAAAAATAAACAGCTTTCAGTTACTGTACGTCTTGAGCCCCATCCAAGTGATCGTGGTGCAGATCGATGAGAGTTTCGTAGGAGTCATCAAGCGTACGCCACATATATCATCATGTTATAGTGTGTTCCCCCCTTGGAGTTTGCAGTTCATACCTGTCACTGACGAGTGCGTTCTTTTTTTCGCGTACTTTGGACTCAGAGCTGCCCGGCGTGCTGGCCGTGATCCCCGACGTCCTGCACAAGGTCCACACGACGCGTTCCTGGGATTTCCTCGAGCTAGAGCGAAATGGCGCGGCGACCGGTGCGTGGAAGGACGCCGCGAAGTACGGGGTGGACGCTATCATCGGCAACGTCGACACAGGTACCACTACTTGAAAAATGATATTCGAGACGATCAAAATGGATTTCACGAGCGACTGGTACAACTGCTAGCAGCCAAAAACTAATGAAAATCGAATTTTTAAATTAGTTtttcaatggattttttttaaaaaaaaacgcactaagagcacccacaatagtaaagtaaggtgctctctataaaacatgtacatctcagcaatagactagattaatagtaaactacctcaatagtatgtctacatgggtatttCTAACTCTCTCATCCATTgcttcgtttttctctatagactatatCCAGTTTAGTAGATAGatttactctctctcttcatttaatctgttccaagtagaaaaatatgctgacatgaatctcttgtagagagcctatagataactattgcGGGTGCCTAGAATATGAGGAAGTGAAATTGAGAAACACAGCCCCAAATAATGAACACAGAACGATCGGAGCGAATCAGTTATTCCGTGCATCGGTACATGCTTCCCGATGAGATACATGCGCGAGATAACTTAAAATAATCACCCCAAGATGACATGAGGTTAACAGAAtcaaggcaacatatcctatgcacacagtccctcacgtgtacacacgtgcacaccaactaaaaaatgtcaccaaaaaatctagaaaaaatcatacacatactttaaattgtattacacctagggttaaaatcttaacgtcaaattcattatattttagccgtaacaaaaaaaacaaaaaatctgacagttttaaggttgtaattttgtcagaattttatcttttttgttattctctatgtagaatgaatttgaagatgcgactttgcacgtagatgtaatactattgaaagtatatgtatgaattttcctagaattttttgtgataatttttagttggtgtacacggtgtgtacacgtgagggcctgtgtgcataggatacgctccccagAATCAAATCCCAAGAATACGGGAACTAAAAAGTCAACTCAAACCTCGCAAAATGGTAGCGTCGCCATGGGCGCAGTGCGCCTGTGCCTCTGTTGGATTACGGGATCCCTGGTGGCCTGGTTCAGATGTGCTGTCGTCCTATCTGCTGTACTGAAGTGCTGTGCAGTTAGCGATAGCCGGAACCTGTTCTGATTCCTGAACTCCTGATTCTTATTTTCTGTGCGTGCACGTACTCCCTACAAATGAAGGTGTATGGCCGGAATCCGCGAGCTTCAAAGACGACGGCTATTCAGTCCCGTCGAGGTGGCGCGGCAAGTGCATCACTGGCAACGACACGACCTTCAAATGCAACAAGTAACACCACTGTCCACAGCTGCTCATCAAGCTGCATGCAACTAATGCAGTAAATTTTCTGGCGAGAAACTAACATGTCGTACATGCAGCAAGCTGATCGGCACGGGGTTCTTCAACCTCGGCTTCCTAGCGTCGGGCTTGCTGCAGGGGAAGCCGCCAAGCCAGGCTGCAGAGCTGTACACGCCACGGGACTACATCGGGCACGGCACGCACACGCtgtccaccgccggcggcgggttcgTGCCGGACGCCAGCGTGTTCGGCCATGGGAAGGGCACGGCCAAGGGCGGCTCGCCGCTGGCGCGGCTCGCCGCCTACAAGGCGTGCTACGCCGAGGGCTGCTCCAGCTCGGACATCCTCGCGGCCATGGTCACGGCGGTGGAAGACGGCGTGAACGTGCTCTCGCTCTCCGTCGGCGGGCCGGCGGACGACTACCTGTCGGACCCGATCGCCATCGGCGCGTTCTACGCCGTCCAGAAGGGCGTCACCGTCGTCTGCTCCGCCAGCAACTCCGGCCCGCAGCCGGGCTCGGTCACCAACGTGGCACCATGGATACTTACGGTCGGCGCGAGCACCATGGACAGGGACTTCCCGGCTTATGTCACCTTCGGCGGCGTCACGAGCAGCATGACCATCAAGGTTTGACAATACGACCGACCAAATCACACTGTAGTTTGCGCACATGAGAATACGGCGTACTTTTGCTCATGCCATTGGGATTTGGGCAATTTGCAGGGGCAAAGTCTGTCAAACAGCACTCTGCCTCAGGGGCAACGGTACGCGATGATCAACGCGAAGAACGCCAACGCCGCAAACGTACCGAGCGAGAACTCGTAAGAAATCAAAAACTCAGATATCATCTCGACTTGCACCGATCGAATCGAACCGACGTCGATTTGCTTGCACTGCTGCGTGCGTGCAGGACGTTGTGCTTCCCTGGCTCCCTGGACAGCGACAAGGTGCGCGGCAAGATAGTTGTCTGCACCAGAGGGGTGAACGCCAGAGTTGAGAAGGGGCTGGTGGTGAAgcaggccggcggcgtcggcatgGTGCTCTGCAA
Proteins encoded in this window:
- the LOC127781593 gene encoding subtilisin-like protease SBT5.4; the encoded protein is MRGRSRVFLLALVLFLALQAPASAGTKTYVIVFDGLPASPSGLLATVVTSFQLLYVLSPIQVIVVQIDESFVGVIKQLPGVLAVIPDVLHKVHTTRSWDFLELERNGAATGAWKDAAKYGVDAIIGNVDTGVWPESASFKDDGYSVPSRWRGKCITGNDTTFKCNNKLIGTGFFNLGFLASGLLQGKPPSQAAELYTPRDYIGHGTHTLSTAGGGFVPDASVFGHGKGTAKGGSPLARLAAYKACYAEGCSSSDILAAMVTAVEDGVNVLSLSVGGPADDYLSDPIAIGAFYAVQKGVTVVCSASNSGPQPGSVTNVAPWILTVGASTMDRDFPAYVTFGGVTSSMTIKGQSLSNSTLPQGQRYAMINAKNANAANVPSENSTLCFPGSLDSDKVRGKIVVCTRGVNARVEKGLVVKQAGGVGMVLCNGAGNGEDVIADPHLIAAAHVSYSQCINLFNYLGSTDNPVGYITASDARLGVKPAPVMAAFSSRGPNPITPQILKPDITAPGVSVIAAYSEAVSPTELSFDDRRVPYNIMSGTSMSCPHVSGIVGLIKTKYPDWTPAMIKSAIMTTAITGDNDSGKIRDETGAAATPFAYGSGHVRSVQALDPGLVYDTTSADYADFLCALRPTQNPLPLPLPVFGDDGKPRACSQGAQYGRPEDLNYPSIAVPCLSGSATVRRRVKNVGAAPCRYAVSVTEALAGVKVTVYPPELSFESYGEEREFTVRLEVQDAAAAANYVFGSIEWSEESESDPDRKHRVRSPIVAKTTCG